One Dermacentor silvarum isolate Dsil-2018 chromosome 10, BIME_Dsil_1.4, whole genome shotgun sequence genomic window carries:
- the LOC119465847 gene encoding sushi, von Willebrand factor type A, EGF and pentraxin domain-containing protein 1 isoform X1, whose translation MESWRLHVILLQIMLLLVLLALPAVADCDWSGLREDTHHYEGNYTSRAYKDTFKDGDTAPYKCQDGYAVSGLYSGPHVLNATCRGDKWVYDPRNLVCKAISCGHPCPGGSCRNGDVSPPVFNFPGVVKFTCKQGYHLVTHDDQYWDPKNTVYCKSDGKWSRPAPKCVEVRCPQPPPIGNGQVSPQQPIFRENDVVQYTCNQPYTLVGDATRRCQNNVTWSGDEPTCESRGKHVEYWTPNVIVERCPPPVLPYGEIKTNGDYGVGAHIIYVCDDGKRGAAGCGEDLKWHPDPPLCTDTKQKSTPAPAPPPRSPPTTPTTTASTPSPPTQCSPLSSPTSGKLFSSDGFRINASVFFTCDEGYTLQGPATLICRPTGIWDPLTTPTCTAPPPWIIILSVCLAVLASLVLCCLGFFYIMRRRRRRTPPPRSYRRQIRKPGPYDAISNDEVARLGKPFPVTSL comes from the exons ATGGAGTCGTGGAGGTTGCATGTCATCCTCCTGCAGATCATGCTTCTCCTCGTCCTGCTGGCGTTGCCTGCAG TGGCCGATTGCGACTGGTCTGGCCTAAGGGAAGACACGCATCACTATGAAGGCAACTACACTTCGAGGGCCTACAAGGACACATTCAAGGATGGGGACACCGCTCCTTACAAGTGTCAAGATGGCTATGCCGTCTCCGGCCTTTATTCAGGGCCCCACGTACTCAACGCCACCTGCCGCGGCGATAAATGGGTGTATGATCCAAGGAATCTGGTGTGCAAGG CCATAAGTTGCGGTCACCCCTGCCCGGGTGGTTCCTGTCGAAATGGCGATGTCTCCCCACCCGTGTTTAACTTCCCCGGTGTGGTGAAGTTCACCTGCAAGCAGGGCTACCACTTGGTGACACACGACGACCAATACTGGGATCCAAAAAACACTGTCTACTGCAAGTCTGATGGCAAATGGAGCCGTCCGGCACCCAAGTGTGTAG AGGTGAGGTGCCCACAGCCCCCTCCCATTGGCAATGGCCAGGTCAGCCCGCAGCAGCCAATCTTCCGAGAAAACGACGTTGTCCAGTACACCTGCAATCAGCCCTACACGCTGGTGGGGGACGCTACACGCCGATGCCAGAACAATGTCACGTGGTCTGGCGATGAGCCGACTTGTGAGA GTCGTGGAAAACATGTGGAATATTGGACTCCAAATGTGATTGTTG AGCGTTGCCCGCCACCAGTACTGCCATACGGAGAAATTAAAACCAACGGTGATTACGGGGTTGGGGCCCATATCATCTACGTCTGCGACGACGGCAAGCGAGGGGCTGCCGGGTGTGGCGAGGACCTCAAGTGGCATCCAGACCCGCCACTGTGCACGGACACAAAGCAAAAAT CAACGCCAGCGCCAGCGCCTCCACCCCGTTCTCCACCAACTACTCCAACTACAACTGCTAGTACTCCTTCACCACCAACAC AATGTAGCCCACTGTCAAGCCCAACCAGCGGCAAGCTGTTCAGCAGCGACGGCTTCAGAATCAACGCGTCCGTCTTCTTTACCTGCGACGAAGGCTACACCTTGCAGGGGCCTGCAACGCTCATATGCAGGCCAACAGGCATATGGGATCCGCTGACGACGCCAACAT GCACTGCACCTCCGCCATGGATCATCATCCTCAGCGTCTGTCTGGCAGTTCTCGCCTCTCTCGTGCTGTGCTGCCTGGGATTTTTCTACATCATGCGGCGAAGACGGCGGCGTACACCCCCGCCTCGCAGCTACAGGCGGCAGATACGAAAGCCGGGACCGTACGATGCAATATCCAACGATGAGGTGGCGAGGCTGGGAAAACCATTTCCTGTGACGAGCTTATGA
- the LOC119465847 gene encoding sushi, von Willebrand factor type A, EGF and pentraxin domain-containing protein 1 isoform X2, which produces MESWRLHVILLQIMLLLVLLALPAVADCDWSGLREDTHHYEGNYTSRAYKDTFKDGDTAPYKCQDGYAVSGLYSGPHVLNATCRGDKWVYDPRNLVCKAISCGHPCPGGSCRNGDVSPPVFNFPGVVKFTCKQGYHLVTHDDQYWDPKNTVYCKSDGKWSRPAPKCVEVRCPQPPPIGNGQVSPQQPIFRENDVVQYTCNQPYTLVGDATRRCQNNVTWSGDEPTCEKRCPPPVLPYGEIKTNGDYGVGAHIIYVCDDGKRGAAGCGEDLKWHPDPPLCTDTKQKSTPAPAPPPRSPPTTPTTTASTPSPPTQCSPLSSPTSGKLFSSDGFRINASVFFTCDEGYTLQGPATLICRPTGIWDPLTTPTCTAPPPWIIILSVCLAVLASLVLCCLGFFYIMRRRRRRTPPPRSYRRQIRKPGPYDAISNDEVARLGKPFPVTSL; this is translated from the exons ATGGAGTCGTGGAGGTTGCATGTCATCCTCCTGCAGATCATGCTTCTCCTCGTCCTGCTGGCGTTGCCTGCAG TGGCCGATTGCGACTGGTCTGGCCTAAGGGAAGACACGCATCACTATGAAGGCAACTACACTTCGAGGGCCTACAAGGACACATTCAAGGATGGGGACACCGCTCCTTACAAGTGTCAAGATGGCTATGCCGTCTCCGGCCTTTATTCAGGGCCCCACGTACTCAACGCCACCTGCCGCGGCGATAAATGGGTGTATGATCCAAGGAATCTGGTGTGCAAGG CCATAAGTTGCGGTCACCCCTGCCCGGGTGGTTCCTGTCGAAATGGCGATGTCTCCCCACCCGTGTTTAACTTCCCCGGTGTGGTGAAGTTCACCTGCAAGCAGGGCTACCACTTGGTGACACACGACGACCAATACTGGGATCCAAAAAACACTGTCTACTGCAAGTCTGATGGCAAATGGAGCCGTCCGGCACCCAAGTGTGTAG AGGTGAGGTGCCCACAGCCCCCTCCCATTGGCAATGGCCAGGTCAGCCCGCAGCAGCCAATCTTCCGAGAAAACGACGTTGTCCAGTACACCTGCAATCAGCCCTACACGCTGGTGGGGGACGCTACACGCCGATGCCAGAACAATGTCACGTGGTCTGGCGATGAGCCGACTTGTGAGA AGCGTTGCCCGCCACCAGTACTGCCATACGGAGAAATTAAAACCAACGGTGATTACGGGGTTGGGGCCCATATCATCTACGTCTGCGACGACGGCAAGCGAGGGGCTGCCGGGTGTGGCGAGGACCTCAAGTGGCATCCAGACCCGCCACTGTGCACGGACACAAAGCAAAAAT CAACGCCAGCGCCAGCGCCTCCACCCCGTTCTCCACCAACTACTCCAACTACAACTGCTAGTACTCCTTCACCACCAACAC AATGTAGCCCACTGTCAAGCCCAACCAGCGGCAAGCTGTTCAGCAGCGACGGCTTCAGAATCAACGCGTCCGTCTTCTTTACCTGCGACGAAGGCTACACCTTGCAGGGGCCTGCAACGCTCATATGCAGGCCAACAGGCATATGGGATCCGCTGACGACGCCAACAT GCACTGCACCTCCGCCATGGATCATCATCCTCAGCGTCTGTCTGGCAGTTCTCGCCTCTCTCGTGCTGTGCTGCCTGGGATTTTTCTACATCATGCGGCGAAGACGGCGGCGTACACCCCCGCCTCGCAGCTACAGGCGGCAGATACGAAAGCCGGGACCGTACGATGCAATATCCAACGATGAGGTGGCGAGGCTGGGAAAACCATTTCCTGTGACGAGCTTATGA